DNA from Granulicella cerasi:
GTCTACCGGAGCTTGGAGCTTCCATTCGGAGACGTAGGCTTCCATCGACTTGAGGCGTGCTTCAGCGGCTTTGTTCGCTGCCTCTGTGTCACCATGTCCAAGCAACGCATCGTTATGCTTGTCTCTCGCACCTTGAGTTGCCGCCTGTTGCTTTTGCAACGCTATGGTCTTCTCGATGGTTTGTTGTTCCACCTGCTGCCACTGGATCAACTGCTGCGTGGCCCTTATCTCTTCGTTGAAGCTGGTCAGAGGGAGGGAACCGACGCCTTGCCGGGATGCATTCGCCATCGTCGCATTGTTGTCGGCTTGCTTCTGCTTCAACTCAGCGAGACGTGTCTGGAGGGAATTCGCATAGCTCTTCGACTCATTGAGTTGAGTCTCAGGTGATTGTGCTGCGGATATCCACTTCTGGTGTTCCTGCAACATCACTTGCTCTTGATGCGTGTCAGAACCACCACTGAAGATCTTTTGAGGCGTTGATGCAGCCATGCCTTGCAACACTTTGAGCTGTGCTGCAAACACTTCATCAAGCTTGGTCGTCAGTTTTTGCGCTGACTCAGCGGCTTCATCGAGAGTCAGTTTCAAACCATTGAATGGCTTCTTCTCTAGCTTGGCTTGTTCTTCCTGAAGCTTGTCGATCTGCACGTCCAGAGACGTGTTCTCATCGCGCATCGAGTTGTTGACTTCACGGATTTCGCTTGCGGTCTGTCGTGCCCGCGTGCCGCCTAAATCAAACGCGTCGTATAGCTCTTTGCCGAGCTTGACGGCTTCCTCACCAATTGCGGCGAGGCCTAGTGCAGGGAATATCGTGGAGCTGAGTGCGTTGAAGGCACCGAACTGAGTGAGGAAGGATTCACCCGCACGGATACCACCACCGCGCAACAATGCAGATGCACGCTGCTTATTGGTGATGTCATCGCCTTCCTTGGCTTCTGGAACCTTGAGGTTGGCGAGTTCAGACGCAACGGCTTTCTGCTTGTCGCTGATCCTCTGAATCGAGTTGATGATCCGCTGTGCGTTCTCTTCCGTAACAGATGAGAGGCGGGCAGCAGCCTTCTCCTGCATCGAGGCAAGCTTCTCGGCGGATGCACCTTGCTCTGCGGCAGCGGAAGATTGTTGCTGGTAGGACTTGAGAATGGCGTTTTTCGCAGCCGCAACGGTCTCAGCCGACTTTGCGACGGCTGCATCCATGCCTTCCACTGATGCGACGAACTGGCCGGTCTGAGCACTGAATACAACTGCAATCGAATCACTCATTAAATGCCTTCTTGATTTCGCTCGTCATCACCTCGCGATAGGTGTCTACAGCTTTCGTTTCGACCGCATCTTGAGCGGCACGTACGAATGGTCTGGGATTAGTACGGTTCGCATCTTTGGTGCGTCCTGCGTGGCCGCGCTCTAACCAACCGAGAACGTCGCGAGTGACCTTGGTGTTGGGCATCACTACGACCGTGTCCTCAGTCCCGCTCGCTGCTTTGTCGTCCCTCGCGATGCGGACGTAGGAGCGGAACGAAGCCTTCAACTCACCGACGGCTAGTAAGCCTTCAGCTTTGCCAGCTTGCTCAGGCGCGAGTGTCATCAACTCTTCACGAATGACCTCACCGGTGGATCGCAGGGCTTTACGTTCGGCGGCGACTAATGCGTCTCGCTTGAGTCGGTCGAGCTTGGCTCTGAGTTGTTGGAAGTCGTCTGACATTGAGATTCCTGTCGCATCTGTTCAGCCATAGCTAAGGCGAACGCATTGAAGTCGCTGACTTGCTTGAGCTGAGAGGCGTTGAGGCTTGTTCTGCTCGTTCCGCGTTTGAACTCGCGGTAATGAGGAGCGAAGTCCATCCACGACACACCCTTCTCAGGCGGTGAGAACGAGTGATTGATTACCGCTGCTGTCGTGAGCGCGGCGACCATCTCTTCGTGTAGAAGGCGGTCACGATGGCGATTCAATAAAAGATGGAGGAGCGAAGGCGTGAGGCGAAAGAACTCATCTGTCGAGAGTCCAAGATCAACGCGAGCACGACTCCAGAGATAAGAGACGGTTAGACCTCTACCTTTGGAGTCTCCGCTTCCCCCGAGGATGAATCATCATCGATCTTTTCGATGTCCTCGATTGAAGCGAACCATGCGGTATTGATAGCTGTGCGGATGTTCGCGAGGTTCTTCAGCGTGATCCACGAACCGACTTCTTCGATGGTGAGGTTGGGTTCGTCGTGAAGAAGCGATGCGTACAACAACGCGCGGATGTTCTTCGCTTCGAGGTCACTGACGACGGCTTGCAATAGATTGATACCGGTCAACTCCTCAACCTTGATGATGGCGTTGAAGTCGAAGAGCAGCTTGCGTTTCTTGCCTGCAATGTCGAGGTAGACCGTCGGAAGTAATGGATTGTGTTCGGACATAAGACCTCAAAAGGTTGAGGCTCCGCGACGGGAGCCTCTTAGTGCTTAGGAACCGGGGGTGTAAGCGATGACGCCGGTGACTTGAATGCTGAAGTTGAAATTCACGGCATCCGTGAGGCTGGCGTCCATAGTGGGCTTCTCCGAGATGTAGCCGGTGAACGTGCGCTTCGCGCCGGTAGTCTGACTGGAAGCGGGTGCGAACTGATGGGTGAAATACAGAAGTGTTTGCGTATCGAAGGAAGCCGACACCATCACCTGACCGGGGTCGCCAGCGGGATCAAGGATTCCTGTCACGGAAGCTGTTCCGGGTGTGATTGTGCCGGGCGCAGATTCTTTCACTACGGGGCCGCCAGCGGCAGCGGAAGGTGAAGAGAGAGTCGTCACATCAATGTAGTCGGCCTTCTCTGCGGTGTACGTGATCTTCGAGAGTTGGTTTACGGGTGTTGCGGTGCCTGTGGATGAGGTCGCGATGCTGAGTGTCGAACCGAAACCAAGAATGAATGTGGATGAACTGGTTGCCATGATGTGTCCTTTTGAAACGTGAGGGATCGCCGCGTCGGAGACACGGTTGGGTGAATCGGTGGGGATGTGTGTGGGGGCTACTCGGTGTGCGTCAGCTTGTAATCGACGGAGACGCCGTACAGTCGAGCGTCAGAGTTGAATGCGTCGGTCATCACGCCAGCGCGGAGGCAAGCTGAAACGTTGGTGCCATCACCTAACGCACCGGTGAAGCCGTCGAGAACATTCCGAATCGCTTCGATGATCGCCTTGCAAGTTCCGTAGTCGGTCGCCCACGCGGTGAACTCGATACGAGTTGTGACCATGCCTGCTGAGCCGGCGAATTGATACGTGGGGATGGCTGAAAGGGTGCGATAGGTGGTCGCTGGATATGTGGGTGATTCAGGGAGAAGAACTGGGTAGATGCGACCGCTGATGAGGCTAGTGAGTGCTTCATCGCTATTCAGTAGAGACACGAGACCGGAGTTAAGCACTAGCGTCTACCTCAAGGCACAGAAGGTTTGTTTGAACCTTACCTTCATCGGGGTCGCTTACGGCTTGGATATTGAATATGCGATTGTCGTACAGAACGCGCATTGCATTGGAGACTTTGATAGCCGGATAGCGGATCGTGATGATGTGGGAGAGTTCCGACACGAAGCCTGATGCGGCATAAATTTCTTTGCCTGTCGCCGCACGTATCGAAGCCCAAGTCGATAATGCGTCTGTCCAACTTGCGAGTTGCTGACCGTAGGCGTCTTGTGATGTGGACTGTTGCTGAATGGTGATGCGTCGATTGAGGCTGCCTGCGTTCATTGCTTACACCGCCATTGCGAGATTTCTGTACGGTGCGAGCAGTGCATCTACAGCGAAGGGAAGATTGGTGAGTGGCTTCTCGGAAGCGGCTTCACGATTGGCGTACCAGTGGCCGATGAGCAAGAGCATGGCTTGCTGGATGGGAGCTGGACAGTTGGCAACAGTAGAGCCATCGCCGTAGGTGCTTGCTGTGAAGGTGATCTTGACGGAGCCGGGAACGTAGCAGGAGGGATAGGGCCATGAACCACCGTTCGCAGGAACGATGCGTGCTGGTTCTGAGGCAAGGTCGCTTACATACGTGGAGGCATCGAGCATTACTGTCTGGTTATCGCCATCAAGGTATGTGATCGAGTTGATCGATGACACTTTGGCGAACGGAATGAAGACCTGGCACAAGCTGAAGTAGTAGCCGTTGCCGAAGTAGTTCTCGCGTGTCGAAGGACTGATTGTTCGGAGTGATTCGGCGTAAGGGAACTGGTCGAGCGTCATGCACCATGTCTGGTCGTAGATCGCACGATTCAGGATGTTCTCTACATGCTGGCGAGCCGCAGAGATGAGTGCCGTAATGAGATCGTCGTCATCCGTGAAGTCCACACGAAGATGGAGTTTCGCCTCGCGTAGCAAGATGGGTTCCACCGCTGGCGGTGTGACGAGTTGTAGGGAGAACTTTTGCATTCGGAGGGAAGGCACGCTGTAGCGCGGACCGGGCTGCTGGTTGCTGCAAAACATAAGGAGCCGCTATCGATGGATAGCGACT
Protein-coding regions in this window:
- a CDS encoding HK97-gp10 family putative phage morphogenesis protein, coding for MSDDFQQLRAKLDRLKRDALVAAERKALRSTGEVIREELMTLAPEQAGKAEGLLAVGELKASFRSYVRIARDDKAASGTEDTVVVMPNTKVTRDVLGWLERGHAGRTKDANRTNPRPFVRAAQDAVETKAVDTYREVMTSEIKKAFNE
- a CDS encoding DUF3168 domain-containing protein, which codes for MLNSGLVSLLNSDEALTSLISGRIYPVLLPESPTYPATTYRTLSAIPTYQFAGSAGMVTTRIEFTAWATDYGTCKAIIEAIRNVLDGFTGALGDGTNVSACLRAGVMTDAFNSDARLYGVSVDYKLTHTE
- a CDS encoding phage head closure protein, which gives rise to MNAGSLNRRITIQQQSTSQDAYGQQLASWTDALSTWASIRAATGKEIYAASGFVSELSHIITIRYPAIKVSNAMRVLYDNRIFNIQAVSDPDEGKVQTNLLCLEVDASA
- a CDS encoding head-tail connector protein, which translates into the protein MQKFSLQLVTPPAVEPILLREAKLHLRVDFTDDDDLITALISAARQHVENILNRAIYDQTWCMTLDQFPYAESLRTISPSTRENYFGNGYYFSLCQVFIPFAKVSSINSITYLDGDNQTVMLDASTYVSDLASEPARIVPANGGSWPYPSCYVPGSVKITFTASTYGDGSTVANCPAPIQQAMLLLIGHWYANREAASEKPLTNLPFAVDALLAPYRNLAMAV